The window attttcaaaaaaaattcaaaaatattttcctttatctcctctttagaaagtctttcttttagaccctaattttcaaaaatctaaaaatattttcccttatttccttctttagaaagtcTTTTTTTGAGaccccatttttttaaaaattcaaaagtatttcctttaattccttcttttaggagttttgtttttttatagaaaatcccaaacaaataaaagattaaaaaaataattttaaacaaaaacaaatatatattttatttgtaggagtcttttattagaaaaagaaaacaaatgaaattataatccaaaaatattttcattcttctttcgaaaattgaaaagaaaattcaagattctTTAGAAgtgtttctttcataaattcaaaataaaagtccataaatccaaaaatatttcccttttccttttttttagatgtttttctttcgaaattccggaaaaaaaaaatataaaatcaaaattcaaaaaaaatattttatttttttctttagaagtcttgctttttcaaaatttaaaaaaaatagaataatcaaattccaaaaatattttctttctttttacaagtccttattttaaaaaaaataaaaaaaataaaaataaataaattttgatCACTTCGCAAACACAGCCCTAAAATCTTCTCCTCCGAAGTGTTGAAAGGCCGTATTTGCAAAAGTGGCCGTGATTTGTTTTCggttatatttttcaaaaattataatgATAGTAATCTTTTCATGGtcagttttgtacaaaattttaaTCTAGTCACCCTAATTTAAAATGTGCAGAATGAGCACCGTTCAGAACTTACCTGTGAAGGTTATGGATCAGATTCCACTGGCACTCCACATGTGGTGGGAGGATTTGGGAAAACAAGGACGAGATATGGTCAACCAATACCTAGGGGCGCTCACTGGACTATTGAAAATTCAACCTAGAAGGGACCTGATAGAGGCATTAGTGGCATTCTGGGACCCCGCTCATAATGTTTTACACTTCTCAGATTTTGAGCTTACgcccactttggaagaaatggcggGTTATACTGGGAGCACGGAAGGACTGAGACACAAGTACCTGGTATCTCCAAGGACTGTTACTCCCCACAAGTTTCTGGACTTACTAAAGATAAGCAGACAAATCAAGACGGGAAGTCTAGCACGGGGAATTTCCACTTTTCATTTTCTATATCAGCGATACGGGCATCTAGGGGGATTCGAAGACCCTGAAAATGGACTCTGCAGTAAAGGAAACCGATCAAAATGGGAGACCCATAGATGTTTTGCCTTCATGGTGGCATTTTTAGGACTTTTGGTGTTTCCAAGGGAGGACGGACACATTGATTTGCGGATAGCCGGGGTTGTCCACGTTCTGACTACTCAGGCCAAGAGTACTCTCGCACCCATGATCGTATCAGATATATTCCGAGCCCTCACATTCTGTAAGGCCGGAGCCAGTTTTTTCGAGGGATGCAACCTGTTGTTGCAAATGTGGATGATCGGACACCTCTGTCATCGTCCTCGATACATGAACTATGGGTCTACGGGGAAAAACTGCATTGAAGAGTTTGGTACACGAGTAACAGGATTCGAAATGCCGAAAGGGGTCAAAGATTGGATTACCTGCCTTCGATCTACGACCGCAGATCAGATAGAGTGGACATTGGGTTGGCTTCCCGTTGATGAGATTGTTTATATGCCCGCCACTGGTCCCTACTTCTTGCTAATGGGTCTCAGAAGCATCCAACCCTATGCTCCGTACCGGGTTTTGAGACAGCTGGGAAGATGCCAGACAGTTCCTAGAGATGAAGATCTTAGCACTTATGTGGTCGAAATCCGCTCTGATGCCCAATTTCCCGAAGAAGCGGTTCGCCAAATTTGGAGCGAATGCCAGTATTTGGGGGGCAAACACCCGAGTACGTGATTTGTCTAGGGGTGAAGTCTTACCTAGTTATGTTGCCTGGTATGGAAAGAGAGTCGCGACGAGTGGTGAACCCGAACGACCAACTAAAAGACCTCATATCCAAGAATTTATTGACGCATCGCAGGAGCAGTGGGCTTGGTTAGCCAAAGAAAGGGAGTACCGGACCACCATAAGCAAGCTAGAAGAACAAATcgaaaaaatcaaatttgatagtagtttgcagacagctgaagatgaaggggaaaagaagaggttgatcaaggaaaatgaagcccttcgagcccagatccagagaatgaaaatagccgccgagacaccagcaagaagtgagagagatgagaaaattataaccaaCCTGAGGCGGAAAGTGCATGATTACAGTTTTGACTTGACAAAGGCCGAAAGGGACTTGTTCAATGCTCAAGCAAGGCGGGCAAAAGGTGCGGAAGAACACGCTAGATTAGCCcaccagttgaagcagaaatatgacaaagaagtagcaattttacagaaaaagctggttgccctggaaaatgaaatgatcaagcaaacaaaggatttcaagacagaaagagagcattgctatgcACTGATTTACCAACTACAAGAAAGCCTGAAGCAGTTACAAGACCAAAGCAACACAGATACACAAGTGTTAGAGGCTCGGGCCCACCAGATTGGACGTTTgcttcaagaaaagggtgtcatcagaatgaggattaaagagatagctgattatgttgtaatgaaatgccatgaatgtgaagacatgaccaagtctatgttttttgcttctgtaatgacattcgtccgacaggtgatggttgacctagatcgccttcaagaagatattgcccgcaggcccgtgcggagaccggctgatgtcccgcaagcctccggagtaccagtggaggctcttatgtatttttgatttcCTTTAGTAGTCTGTATTTTACTTTCTCCGAGTCTTGTTCGTCTTTGTCAAGGTTGTCTGTtactttatttcgagtctgtAGATTTTCCTTTTGCAGTCATCGCCACTTTTagtccttgtaatagaaaatccaaaaagatgtcttttattgatgaaataaattatttCGTATCTATTTCTCTGAACtatgtaatgatctgattcatgcggcgtcatgatacgtaggcaatccccataggattcgatcataTTCTTAAAAGAAGAGAGGGAAAAGAAGAGagaggaagaaagaaaagaggggtCAAActaaaaaaaaagggaaagaatAAGAATTAAAGGAGCAAAACACAACAGGAGGTGAGAGGGAAAAGTCAGGATTTGGAGAATTTGGaaaagccgggatgaaacatacGAGCCGTCGCAAAACATCTAGGAACGTTAActgctcaggtgcattgcatACCCAATGTGCGATTAACTATCTGTAAATTGCTTTTAAAACTGACCAAGTTTTTGTGCGCGCATAGGCAGGTTTTGttttaggtggttagtttgttggcattCTGGCAAGTCACCCTTATAACACCAGATCAAAGTgcaaggcagtcatgactagcaaagaatTGGACACGGGTGTTGTCGACCCGCCAAGGGAGATTGTAGAATCGgagtctgaattgaaagaggaggtctacaggttgaagcatcaaatggcAGAAATGTATCAAGCCTGGGTCAGGGGGCATCCTCCACCTTCATTCCCCACTAACTACCCAGAAAATCCCGCTTTCATCCCACCACTGTCACAAGCCCAAGATCCCATTACCATTGATCTTTCCCCTCAGCACGCACCAGGCTTTACCCCTTATCGCCACTACCCTGGAACCTCGTCCCAAACCTTTcatgctccaccagccaaaacaacTGCATACCCTGCTCCGACATCCGCTCCTGTTTTTGTAGCCCCTCCGCGAGCTACCCTTCACagatcttctagtgaacccgtgttccaagctccagatacccaatattATGTTCCAGAACCAACTTTCAAAGTCGCGGATCCTTATTCCCATGCCCCTCGCTTTGAACCTCTTGTCGAAActgagaaaccatcccggaaTATGGAGCAGGACGAGATGTTCAGGAAAGTGAAGAGCCTAGAgcaatctttgaagaacatgcaagggatatgaagccaagtaagtgtggcttacaaggatttatgcttatttCCGGATGTTCAACTGCCCgctgggttcaagatgcccaagtttgacccgtacgatggacatggagatcccgtggcccatttgagaggcttCTGCAGCAATATGAGAGGCGCCGGTGGGAAAGATGAATTATTAATGGCATATTTCAGTCAGAGTCTGAGTGGGGCAGCTTTAgaatggtacacccgccaagacactagcaggtggtacacatgggatgacttggcttaggcctttgctcggcactttcagtacaatatagacattgtcccggatcgcctatctttgaccaaggtagagaagaggcccaatgaaagctttagggaatatggtttcagatggagagaacaagctgcacgagTCTACCCTCCAATGGAggaagatgagatggtcgagtactttcttcaagccctagagcccacttactttggccatttgatctcagccataggtaagtccttcaacgatgtggtaaagatgggaggaatggtggaagagggactcaagtcaagcaagatcatgagctactctgccataaaagcgaccacacaggcaattcaaagtggcaccggaagcctgttaggcaaaaagaagaaagaagatgtcgctatgtttgtctctggatcatggcgtggcccaaggggtccgcctcaccagtacacccaaactcgaccccaacctcaagcctacacccaagctccatataatccatctCAGCACTATCTCCCGCCACAAGACCCTCGATATTCTGTCGAGCTACCCCAATACCATGTTCGCCATGCACAGTCATATGCTCAACCCCTTCCTTACCCGCAATGGCGTGCTCCAACTCCATAAAATCTTTATACACCCCCACAACCATACCAAAACCCTACTGGTCCAAGTTTTCGACCGAAGCCAGATTACAGAAAAGAGAGGCAACAAcggaaagaaaccttcacccctcttggagagtcCTATACCAGTTTGTTTCAGAGGTTGAGGCAGTTGGACGTTTTGAGGCCGATTGAGCCCAAGATACCAAATCCGCCTCCAAGGAACCTTGATTACTCCCTTAAATGTGCATATTGTTCTGATGCTCCGGGGCACGACATGGAGAAGTGCtggcatttgaagagggcgatccaagagcttattgatacaaatcaaattgtggtccagagcctggaggcgccaaacatcaaccaaaatcctttgccggcccatgcagagacacatatgatcgagatagttcataaggatggggagcccaaaaactcttccaagtctgtcatgatgatCCGGGCTAGCGAAAGTAATCCAGTCAAAGCTCTAGATTCTGCAAAAGCAATGTCCTTGGCAATTAAAGGGGTGTCGGAGAAGCCAAGCGCGCTCAACGTGAAGCCTTCTGTATTGGTTGTGAAAGGGCCTCCGATTGATGTTGAAGCGAACCAGGAGAGGCAAAAGGTGGTCGTGCCAGGGGCCCCGGGCAAgcctgtcataatcgtggaagggGCTCGTGTTACCCCCGTTATCATTAAGCCAGTAACCCAGTTACCGATGGTTGACACAAAGGCCGTCCCATGGAATTACAAACAGGTGGTAATTACATACAAAGGGAAAGAAGTAGAAGAAGAAATCAATGAAACCGGAGGACTAACTCGTTCTGGGAGATGTTTTGCCCCAGAAGAACTGAGGAAAACCAAGCCATCCAAGGACGGCCACATCCCAGTAAAAAAGCcggtcaccgaagaagaggctgaggaattcctgaaaaagatgaaaatgcaagactattccattgtagaacagttgaggaaaacaccagctcagatctctcttctgtctttgctgatacattcagatgaacaccgcaaagccctgatgaagattttgaacgaggcccatgttcctgataagatcatggtgaaccacttggaaaagattgctaacaagattttcgaagcgaacaggatcactttctcagatgatgaactCCCTATAGAGGGCACAGAACACAAtcgagctctttatctcacagtgaagtgcgaggattttgctgtctcaagggtactggtggataacggttctagtgcgaatatttgccctctgtccactttgcaaaagttgaagattgGCACCGAAAGGATCCACATTAATAATGTATGCGTTCGAGGCTTCGATGGAAGAGGGAAAGATTCTGTCGGTGATATAATGCTAAATTTGTCAATAGGGCCGgttgagttcactatggagttccaagtgctagatgtgaCTGCCTCTTATAACTTGTTGTTGGGCAGGCCCTGGATCCACGCTGCCAAGGCAATCccgtcttctctgcatcaaatggtaaagttcgaatgggacagacaggaaatagttgtgcacggtgatgagaacttatctgcttacaatgacacaatcgttccatttattgaagttgaagatgataaagggccttgggtTTACCAAATGTTCGAAACAGTGTCTGTCGGGAAAATTCCCGAGGGAGAATGCATCCTAGGTCCAAAGATACCATCCGCGTCtgtcatggtagcaaatgaaatgttgaagaatgggTTTCTGCCAGGCAAAGGTCTGGGTTCATCTCTGCAGGGTATTGTGCATCCGGTGTGCCCACGTGAAAGTtttggtacatttggtttgggattcacactcacaGGGAAGGACGTGAAAAAGGCTAAAAGTTTGAAAGGAAAGGCATGGTCACTTCCTAAGCCTGTTCCACATATCTCcaagtcttttgtcaagccaggggtcgcaaaacgcccaatatcagcggtcccaaaacctgtggtcgactttgatgaagagttgatcaagaggttccagagtttgtttgatgaggttaatatggtagaaatcggggaaggttccagtaatgccgatgtgcagctcgttgggccaaatgtgaagcttagcaattggaaagctactcctctccccgcccggaaggagttttggtagtttgctttgttttcctttctgctatctgggttattccagggttgtaatccagatttttattttttgcttgttttgatgtacaaaccctcctatccttttattttcaatgaaatacaatttcccgttttccattaatcctgatagcgtttcatttttgtttttgctttcTGTACAGTTCCTTTtatgctggtttcaatgacataacatgcatgaggaattttcagccaaatcttaaaagccaatctaattctgaaataacgatccaagaagtagagggtgatgatgaaacagaataCGATGAAGAGGCGGCATTTGAGGAAGTCAGTAGAGAACTAAAAAACTTCGAAGAAAAACCCaagcctaatttgaatgaaaccgaagcaatcaatttaggggatcaaaataatgtcagagaaaccaagataagtgtgcatctggaaccgcaaatcaaggaagaaataatcaaaacactatttgcatacaaagatgtctttgcatggtcgtatgacgacatgCCGGGCTTGAGTACTGATTTGGTAGCTCATAAATTGCCAACCGACCCTACATTCCCTCCtgtcaagcaaaagttaagaaagttcaagactgatatgagtgtgaagattaaagaagaaatcacaaagcaactggaggcaaaggtcattcgggtcactcagtatcccacttggttagctaatgtggtaccagtaccaaagaaggatggtaagacgagggtgtgtgttgattatcgtgatctcaacaaggcaagtccaaaggataactttccattgccgaaTATCCACATTCTGATTGATAATTGTGCCAAGCACGAGATCGGGTCTTTCGTGGATTGTtatgcgggatatcatcagatcctgATGGACGAGGAAGACGCAGAAAAGACAGCATTCATCACGCCATGGGGGACGTATtgctaccgggtaatgccattcggtttaaagaatgctggggcaacttacatgagggcaatgactactatatttcatgacatgatacacaaggaaattgaggtttatgtagatgatgtgatcataaagtcaaagaagcagtccgaccatgttggggatttgagaaagtttttccaaaggctctgcaggtacaacctcaagctcaatccggcgaaatgtgcatttggtgtcccgtcggggaaactgttgggattcatagtcagtcgaCGCGGCATCGAGTTGGATCCGTCAAAGATTAAGGCCATCCAAGAACTACCACCACCAAAGAATAAAATTGAGGTGATGAGCCTGCTCGGGAGGTTAAACTATATCAGCAAgtttattgctcaactcacgaCGACTTGTGAGCCCATCCTTAAGTTACTAAAGAAGAATGATGCGGTTAAGTGGACCGATGAGTGTCAGGAAGCATTTGATAATATCAAGAATTACCTGCTGAACCCCCCTgtgttggtcccgccagaacctgggagacctttaaTCCTCTATTTGACAGTCAaggataattcttttggttgtgtgttgggtcaacacgatatcacgggcaagaaagagcaagccatttattacctcagcaagaagttcactccttatgaggttaagtatactcttcttgaaaggacatgttgcgccctgacttgggtggcgcaaaagttgaagcattatctgtcctcctacactacttacctcatttctcgcatggatcctctaaggtatatctttcagaagcctatgcccacagggaggttggcaaagtggcagattttactcacagaatttgacatcatctatgtgactcggaCCACGATAAAAGCCCAAGCCCTAGCCGATCACTTGGCCGAGAATCCGGTGGATGAAGTATATGAGccactgaagacttattttcctgatgaagaagtgatg is drawn from Nicotiana tomentosiformis chromosome 12, ASM39032v3, whole genome shotgun sequence and contains these coding sequences:
- the LOC138903422 gene encoding uncharacterized protein, translated to MIEIVHKDGEPKNSSKSVMMIRASESNPVKALDSAKAMSLAIKGVSEKPSALNVKPSVLVVKGPPIDVEANQERQKVVVPGAPGKPVIIVEGARVTPVIIKPVTQLPMVDTKAVPWNYKQVVITYKGKEVEEEINETGGLTRSGRCFAPEELRKTKPSKDGHIPVKKPVTEEEAEEFLKKMKMQDYSIIANKIFEANRITFSDDELPIEGTEHNRALYLTVKCEDFAVSRVLVDNGSSANICPLSTLQKLKIGTERIHINNVCVRGFDGRGKDSVGDIMLNLSIGPVEFTMEFQVLDVTASYNLLLGRPWIHAAKAIPSSLHQMVKFEWDRQEIVVHGDENLSAYNDTIVPFIEVEDDKGPWVYQMFETVSVGKIPEGECILGPKIPSASVMVANEMLKNGFLPGKGLGSSLQGIVHPVCPRESFGTFGLGFTLTGKDVKKAKSLKGKAWSLPKPVPHISNSFYAGFNDITCMRNFQPNLKSQSNSEITIQEVEGDDETEYDEEAAFEEVSRELKNFEEKPKPNLNETEAINLGDQNNVRETKIRRLAKWQILLTEFDIIYVTRTTIKAQALADHLAENPVDEVYEPLKTYFPDEEVMYVDGADHDEKPGWKLFFDGAANLKGVGIGAVLISETRHHYPVTARLRFYCTNNMAEYEACILGLRLAIDMGVQEILVLGDSDLLVHQIQGEWETRDLKLIPYRQCLHDICQRFRSVEFRHIPRIHNEIADALATLASMLHHPDKIYVDPLQIQIRDQHAYCNVVEEELDGEP